In Cellulomonas sp. JZ18, the DNA window CAGTGGACGGCCGCGAGGCCGATGCCGAGGAGGGCGAAGGCGAGGCCGAGCCCGAGCGCGAGGTTCGAGACCCGCATCGAGTCCACCGTCTCGCCCGGACGCAGCGCGAAGTACGCGACGATGAAGCCGATCGTGCCCAGGATCGAGATCGTGAACAGCGCGACGACCTGGCGCTCGGACTTCTTGTTCGCCGCCGGGTCGACGTCGCCCTTGCGCGGGCGGTGCGGGCCGAACCCGGGGTTCTCGAACTTCTCCGGCGTCGCGTCGCCCTCGCGCAGGACGAGGTCCGAGCCCGCGAAGTCGGCGGCGTCGTGCCCGCCGTCGTGGCCGTGACCGTGGGGGGTGCTCACGAGGACCGTGCTCCAATCCAGACTGCTGCGCCGATGAGGAGGCCCATGCCGACCACCCAGGCCCACAGGCCCTCGCTGACCGGGCCGAGGCTGCCGAGGTCGATGCCGCCCGGGGAGCCGTCACCCTGCAGCTCGAGGAACGCGATGATGTCGCGCTTCTGGTCCGGCGTCAGCGTGGCGTCGTTGAAGACGGGCATCGACTGCGGGCCGGTGACCATGGCCTCGTAGACGTGCGTCGGGCTGGTCGCCCAGAGGTTCGGCGCGTACTTGCCCTGCGTCAGGGCGCCGCCGGCGCCGACGGCGTTGTGGCACATGGCGCAGTTCGTGCGGAACAGCGACTGGCCGCTCGCGGGGTCGCCCTGGGCGGGGTCGACCTGGTCCGCGGTGGGCACCGACGGGCCCGGGCCGAGCGAGGCCACGTAGGCGGCGAGGGCGGCGATCTGCTCCTCGTCGAACTGGACGGGCTTGGCCTGGACCTGCGGTCCGTTCATCTGCGCGGGCATGCGCCCGGTGCCGACCTGGAAGTCGACGGCGGCGGCACCGACGCCCACGAGGGACGGGTACTCGTCCGTGCCGGTCGCGTCCGGCCCGTGGCAGGTCGCGCAGTTGGCCTGGAACAGCTTCTCACCGAGCTCGACCTGGTCGGCCGTCGCGGCAGGGGCGGCGGCGTCTGCGGAGGTCGGCGCCAGCACGGCGTACAGCGCGCCGGTGAGCAGCAGCGCCAGCAGGAGCAGCACGGCCGGCGCCCGCCGGTCGTGCCTGCGGGCTGCGAGTGCCTTCACGGATCGGTCCTCGTCTCGCTGTCGGGGATGTGCGGGTGGGGGCGGTGGCGGCGACGACGCCGCCGTCGTCATCGGACCAGGTAGATGACCGCGAAGAGCGCGATCCAGACCACGTCGACGAAGTGCCAGTAGTAGGAGGTGACGATCGCCGTCGTCTCCTCGTGCTGCGTGAACCGCTTCGCGGTGAACGAGCGGCCGAGCAGGAACAGGAAGGCCAGCAGGCCGCCGACGACGTGCAGGCCGTGGAAGCCGGTCGTCATGTAGAAGACGGAGCCGTACGGCGAGGACGAGATGGTCAGGCCCTCGTGGACGAGCTCGGCGTACTCGTAGATCTGCCCGCCGATGAAGATCGCGCCCATGACGTAGGTGAGCGTGATCCACTCGTTCATGCCCCAGCGCCAGAACTGGAGCAGCGAGCCGCTGCGCACGGGCTGCAGGCGCTCGGCGGCCCACACGCCCATCTGGCAGGTGACCGACGAGAGCACCAGGACGGTGGTGTTCGCGAGCGCGAAGGGCAGGTTCAGCTTCTCCGTCTGGAGCGCGAACTCCTCGGGAACCGCCTGCCGGATCGTGAAGTACATGGCGAAGAGCCCGGCGAAGAACATGAGCTCGCTGGCCAGCCACACGATGGTGCCGACCGACACCGGGTTCGGGCGGTTCACGGTCACATGGGGCGCGGGGCGCGAGGCAGCCGTTGCGGTCGACACGTCGCCATTATGGCTGACGCCGCGCATGCGTGGGTCGTAGGGCCCGGGTGCGGCGGGTGGGTATATGTCACACCGTCACCTCGTGCCGCTCCCGGTGGTCCGGCCGACGGCGTCCGCGGGCCCCGACGACGGGCTGCGGGCGGCGCGGCGGGCACCCTCCCCGCGCGCGGGGGTGGTCGTGCCAAGATCCTCCCGGAGCACGTCGACGAGGAGTGAGGGGCCGAGCCATGAGCACCGCAGGGTCGGGGGACGTCGCGCGAGGGCCGCGCATCCTGCTGTACAGCGACGACGTGGACGCGCGCGACCAGGTGCGCCTGGCCGTCGGCCGCCGGCTGGGCAGGGGCGAGCCCGACGTCGCGTGGGTGGAGGTCGCGACCGCGGCCGCCGCGATCACGGCGGCGGAGGCGGGCGGGCTCGACCTGCTCGTGCTCGACGGCGAGGCCGACAAGGT includes these proteins:
- a CDS encoding response regulator transcription factor; protein product: MSTAGSGDVARGPRILLYSDDVDARDQVRLAVGRRLGRGEPDVAWVEVATAAAAITAAEAGGLDLLVLDGEADKVGGMGLCRQLKDEVYDCPPVLVLTGRPQDAWLASWSQADAVVSRPLDPVVLHDAVARLVRERAAAR
- a CDS encoding heme-copper oxidase subunit III; protein product: MRGVSHNGDVSTATAASRPAPHVTVNRPNPVSVGTIVWLASELMFFAGLFAMYFTIRQAVPEEFALQTEKLNLPFALANTTVLVLSSVTCQMGVWAAERLQPVRSGSLLQFWRWGMNEWITLTYVMGAIFIGGQIYEYAELVHEGLTISSSPYGSVFYMTTGFHGLHVVGGLLAFLFLLGRSFTAKRFTQHEETTAIVTSYYWHFVDVVWIALFAVIYLVR
- a CDS encoding c-type cytochrome, which gives rise to MKALAARRHDRRAPAVLLLLALLLTGALYAVLAPTSADAAAPAATADQVELGEKLFQANCATCHGPDATGTDEYPSLVGVGAAAVDFQVGTGRMPAQMNGPQVQAKPVQFDEEQIAALAAYVASLGPGPSVPTADQVDPAQGDPASGQSLFRTNCAMCHNAVGAGGALTQGKYAPNLWATSPTHVYEAMVTGPQSMPVFNDATLTPDQKRDIIAFLELQGDGSPGGIDLGSLGPVSEGLWAWVVGMGLLIGAAVWIGARSS